The DNA region CAAATGCAATATTCTTTCATGGAGACCGTGTCGCAGGGACAGGAAATCCTGTGATTGAAAAGCTATCTGATTTACAGAAAGTAGCTGAAATTCTTGTTTCTAAGTTTGGTGCTTCTGTTAATGCCTGGGTTATTGAGGCTTCTGTTTTCAATGGCCCTTTTGCTCTTTACAAAGAATTTATCCCATCTATGACTTCCACGGGAGAGCCAGAATCGTACAGCCCAATTGGATACCCTGCTTCAACAGTCACCGTTTCTCTCTTGTCAAATTCTCTTCAGGAGGTATTTTTTcgttaattttatcatttacgTATGAACAATAGGATATGGTTATTCAAATGTTGATCATTGATCTTTCGAGCAGATTTCTCCCACTGAACtttgtatcatataataatcGATTTTATTTTCTGCATGATGTTAACAATTGAGACATCCACTAAAAGATTTCATTTACTCTTGATTATGTAAATATCACAATTCGCAGGCAAAGAATATTATTTCAACAGCAGTGGGAGAACCATGCTCTGCTAACACTTGTGaaacatatttttatgattatcaACCCAGAACACTCATCCTGGGTTTTAGTAAGGGCGGTGTTGTTCTTAACCAGCTCATAAGTGAGCTTGCGTTCTTAGAAGGAAAATCCATTGGAAGTGGGGCCGCCATCCAAGAAGAGATTCAAATTGTACCAACAACTAAAGAAGGCCTTTTAGACAGCATTAAAGAGATTCATTATATAGATGTAGGCTTAAACTCTGCTGGTGCATATATATCTGACCCTAATGTGATTGAAAGAATCTCCAAACGCCTTATGGAGAGTTCTAGAGGACTCCATTTCATCCTTCATGGAACTCCTAGGCAATGGTGTGATGGTAGGCGTGCTTGGATTTGTGATGAGAAGGATAAATTGGTTCATCTGCTTGAACAGGAATCTCATAAGAATGGTGGGATTTTACAGGTGTGtgaaagattttattttgcTGATAGACCTCCTAATATGCAGATGCATTTTGAAATCATTGAGAGTCTGAATGTTAATTGAGTGTttgtaaaaatgaaattgtcttagcaatacattatatatgtatataaaaaaggCTTGCATATGACTTGATCTCATTTTGTGTGGCACATCATTATCTGTTCtaaagatttaattttgatacactTTTTACCTTATCAGTGCTGTTTACATGTGAATGGACTCATTAACCTGTTTTCTTGGAATGTGATGATTGGTGgatattaccaaaataaacaGCCCCATGTAGCATTGAAGTTTTTCCATGAACTACAAGCAAGCAAGGAGATTAAGAGCCTGATGAGGTAACCATTGTAAGTATTGTTCCAGCTATTGCTGATTTGTATGCTTTGGATTTGGGCAGTTGGGTTCATCAGTTTGTTTGGAGGAAACTTGACAGATCAACCAATGTTTGTACTGAACTTGGCTCAAAAACTGAGCAATATGGTATGGTAATTTTATTAGGGAGGACAGGATGCTTGGAGGAAGCTGAAAAATTAATCCATAGCATGCCTTATGAGGCAAATGGAACAAttcttagtttatttatatgtgcATGTGGGAACTGAAAGGATGTTACAAGGGCTGAGAGAGTCTTGAACAAAGTTTTTGACATGAAGCCATGGAATGATGAGAACTAAGTCATGTTGAGAAATTTGTATGTCACAGAGGAAAAATGAAGAGGAATTTAAGGATCTGATGAGGAGAAAAGGGGTAAAAAAAGGAGGTAGGCTGTAGTGTTACGGAGGTTGATTGCAGTATTTCAGAGAAGCGATAGAGTCTACCTTGCGGCAGTTATGGACGCACATGAAGGGACAAGGGAGCCATCAATATTTGTACAGATCTTGAACAAGCGGATGAAGGAGATCGGGCTGGCTGCATTGTGATTGCCTATTAAACCGAAGGCTGCAGATCTCAGGAAATAATGGTTTTGAAAAGAGAAGGGGGCAAGTGGAACTCCCATGCCACAATGTGATGCCAGCAGACATTAATCTCAAACTGAGTTTATCAAATCGAAACTTCAATTTGAAATTCGTTTGTTCAAGTTGAATTTTACAGATACAAATAATACTGCTTcatcttataaattataaaataaaaataatattatatgcacaaatTCTTTATACAAATTACATATCAAGGAGTGACCCTGCATAGAACATATGAATCGGAAGAATTATCTTAAAATAAGGTGAAaagatagaaaattttaaggggGCGCGTGCTTGCACGGCTACACAGTAGCGTGAAGGTGGCGAGGCGTGGCACGGTCTAGACTCTCGATAGAATTTAGTACATCGGACTTATTCTGAACGTGGATTTATCTTGGAAGAAGACCGAACAGATATAGAATGGTAGTTGGCGCGTGACAGCCTGGTCATCTAATCAAAGTCCAACGCCTCGCTCTCACTTACAGTTTTTGTTTCTTCCAGAATCCCAAGAACATTGTAGCAGGTTCCTTAGATCGAGCTCTTTCTGCAAATTACTAATGTTGTTGGTCAACTAAGAATCTTCCGCCTTTTTCTATACTTAAATGAATACGGCAAAAATGGCTCATGTACAGTTATTGACCATCTTCATCGTCCTCAGCTTCTTCTGTCTTATCCCACTCTCGTACTCTGTTCCTTTCATAGTTTTGCATGGTAGTTTTCTCTCCTCTTTGTTATTATTAGCATGTAAATTCTTGATCAGGTTTGTTGTAAGTTTATAACGGATTGTCTTTTATGAAACCTGTCCTGCTTTTGTTCTTTATTATCTATCATAATATCTTTTTGCAAATAGTTATTTACTATCTGGGTTTGCTTGGAATTTATGAAAGGGAAGAACAAAATTTGATGAGTTTGACTTGCTGATATGTGGTTAATTAGTTTTCCACTTGACTACTGTGTTCTAGTTCCAGCAATTAATAAATGGTCTGTTGGTTTCCTCTGAAATTTTGTGACTGGATCTTGTTCTGAAAGAAATAAGCTATCAGTAGGCTTGTTTCGGACTACAGCTTTTTTATTAATGTCCTGTGAAGAATTTATCTCACATGTGCTATTAAGTGTATGAAAAATGGTTACATGCTCGGTTATACCCATATTTCTTTTCTGGGtctgataaaaaatttcatctacTATGCCTTgaatattatattcatattttcaagGGTATGAAAATTTGTATTATGCTATTGCAAATGGAAATTTGTTGCTCCAGTATTTGGTTCAGTGCTTCTCACTTCCTCTTTAAACCACAtactatcaatatatttttttttcacgcAAGTATTGGCTTGTTAAAGAAGATTAAATGAGACatattttatagaattttgCTTTTCTATTATTCATAGATGCATCATTGTAATCAAATTTTAGGCTACTACTTGATTAGCAGCATGTTTTTCACGCTTCTGATAAGGAACTATAAGGAGGCAATCCAATGTGCGAACCTTTATTGTACTGTACTGACCTTTTGTATGTGCTTTGTGGCAGGCATTAGTGATAAATGCAGTAACCGAGGAGTCACAAAGTTTACTGAGCTTTTAAGCAATTGGTCTGGCTCTCAAGGATACTGCATGTATGCTTTCATTTTTGCATTTTACTCTTTTCCAACTTAAGTCTAACTTACAGAGGCTAGATTTCAACCATGAAGTTATTAGCTCTGTGTGTGTGTCAAAAATTATTGCTAACTTATACTTCTGGCTGGAAAACCATAAAGAGATTGAAATTTAGCATTTATGTTATCA from Mangifera indica cultivar Alphonso chromosome 8, CATAS_Mindica_2.1, whole genome shotgun sequence includes:
- the LOC123223253 gene encoding UPF0565 protein C2orf69 homolog encodes the protein MGFLYGLDSLSPSQDYGYFKAQNVLSSSLPFVWEWKSVKQKPVLCLTSQMERWSGILKIPLCPNNKSFYRVGASLCLSSSSPKTLTVPSANAIFFHGDRVAGTGNPVIEKLSDLQKVAEILVSKFGASVNAWVIEASVFNGPFALYKEFIPSMTSTGEPESYSPIGYPASTVTVSLLSNSLQEAKNIISTAVGEPCSANTCETYFYDYQPRTLILGFSKGGVVLNQLISELAFLEGKSIGSGAAIQEEIQIVPTTKEGLLDSIKEIHYIDVGLNSAGAYISDPNVIERISKRLMESSRGLHFILHGTPRQWCDGRRAWICDEKDKLVHLLEQESHKNGGILQVCERFYFADRPPNMQMHFEIIESLNVN